One Myxococcales bacterium genomic region harbors:
- a CDS encoding bifunctional precorrin-2 dehydrogenase/sirohydrochlorin ferrochelatase — translation MSPYPVFLRLEGRTVLVVGAGPVAAEKAKKLASAGARVRTVSPGVSEEYTRLGLAVTREPFDEAHLEGVYFVVAAAPPEVNRRVFEAAERRAIFVLAVDDPAHGSAFGGAVITRGDATVVVGTGGRAPALSGLLREALEELLPVDLAAWVDVASLLRPALAARGLPLAKRREAVLSVLVEKYARHQKGAA, via the coding sequence GTGAGCCCCTACCCGGTGTTTTTGCGGCTCGAAGGGCGAACCGTGCTCGTCGTCGGCGCGGGCCCGGTGGCGGCCGAGAAGGCGAAGAAGCTCGCCTCCGCGGGGGCTCGTGTGCGTACCGTCTCGCCGGGGGTGAGTGAGGAATACACGCGTCTGGGCTTGGCCGTCACGCGTGAGCCGTTCGACGAGGCGCACCTCGAAGGGGTCTACTTCGTCGTGGCGGCCGCGCCCCCCGAGGTGAACCGTCGTGTGTTCGAGGCCGCGGAGCGCCGCGCGATCTTCGTGCTCGCGGTCGACGATCCGGCGCACGGGTCGGCGTTCGGTGGGGCGGTGATCACGCGCGGGGACGCGACCGTCGTCGTGGGGACGGGCGGGCGGGCGCCTGCGCTCTCGGGGCTGCTTCGTGAGGCGCTCGAGGAGCTCTTGCCCGTGGATCTCGCGGCCTGGGTCGACGTGGCGTCGCTCCTTCGGCCTGCGTTGGCCGCGCGAGGGCTGCCCCTCGCCAAGCGGCGCGAGGCCGTGCTCTCGGTGCTCGTGGAGAAGTACGCGCGGCACCAAAAGGGGGCGGCATGA
- a CDS encoding FAD-dependent oxidoreductase: MTPPDLFDVAIVGTGFGGLGAALSLAERGAKVVVLEALTYPGGCASTFTRGRARYESGATLFSGFAKGHLFDTWIRRHDLKVDVRFLSPVVELRSGHGVIEVPNDRAAFVEAWVARSGALGERVRAFFREQLAVADALWSIFEDPRLLPPFGGAELLAHVARVPAYLPLVPWVGRPLERALEKHGLVEHAALRTYLDAVCQITVQTSAREAEAPFAMATMDYYFRGTGHVHGGIGVLAHELARAIERLSGSVRYASRVDTLRREAGAWTLEGRKGKVRARHVVANRLPADVASMAGLPLQGTLARLDREVRSGWGATMLYLTLDETKTTKPDAFHLELVGDTTRPFTDGNHVFVSVGAADEERAPHGRRTATVSTHVSLEQLDALGPEGRARAIADVQASMRRTIAHRAPEIDQAIVSTMPGSPRTFERFTLRRGGYVGGIPRRAGLSHYASLVPSPVARDLWLVGDSVFPGQSTLATAIGGTRVAEAILRT, translated from the coding sequence GTGACGCCTCCGGACCTCTTCGACGTGGCCATCGTGGGCACCGGCTTCGGTGGGCTCGGCGCGGCGCTGTCGTTGGCCGAGCGAGGCGCGAAGGTGGTCGTGCTCGAGGCGCTCACCTACCCGGGGGGATGCGCCTCGACCTTCACGCGCGGGCGAGCGCGGTACGAGTCGGGCGCGACGCTTTTCTCGGGCTTCGCCAAGGGTCACCTCTTCGACACGTGGATTCGACGGCATGACCTGAAGGTCGACGTGCGCTTCTTGTCGCCCGTGGTCGAGCTCCGGTCGGGGCACGGGGTGATCGAGGTGCCGAACGATCGCGCCGCGTTCGTCGAGGCGTGGGTCGCCCGCTCGGGCGCCCTAGGTGAGCGTGTCCGCGCCTTCTTCCGCGAGCAGCTCGCCGTCGCCGACGCGCTCTGGAGCATCTTCGAGGACCCTCGCCTCCTCCCGCCGTTCGGCGGAGCCGAGCTCCTCGCGCACGTCGCTCGGGTCCCCGCGTACCTCCCGCTCGTCCCTTGGGTCGGGCGCCCCCTCGAGCGCGCGCTCGAGAAACACGGGCTCGTCGAGCACGCGGCGCTCCGCACCTACCTCGACGCCGTGTGCCAAATCACCGTGCAGACGAGCGCACGCGAGGCCGAAGCGCCCTTCGCCATGGCGACGATGGACTACTATTTTCGGGGCACCGGACACGTGCACGGCGGCATCGGGGTGCTCGCTCACGAGCTCGCGCGCGCGATCGAACGCCTCTCCGGGAGCGTGCGGTACGCCTCTCGTGTCGACACGCTCCGGCGCGAGGCCGGCGCGTGGACGCTCGAAGGACGCAAGGGCAAGGTACGCGCGCGCCACGTGGTGGCGAACCGTCTCCCGGCGGACGTGGCCTCCATGGCCGGCCTGCCGCTTCAAGGCACGCTCGCGCGGCTCGACCGGGAGGTGCGCTCCGGGTGGGGCGCCACGATGCTGTACCTCACCCTGGACGAGACGAAGACAACGAAGCCCGACGCCTTCCACCTCGAGCTCGTGGGAGACACCACACGGCCATTCACCGATGGAAACCACGTCTTCGTGAGCGTCGGAGCGGCCGACGAGGAGCGCGCCCCTCACGGACGAAGGACCGCCACCGTCTCGACGCACGTCTCTTTGGAGCAGCTCGACGCGCTCGGGCCGGAGGGGCGCGCGCGTGCGATAGCCGACGTCCAGGCCAGCATGCGACGAACGATCGCCCACCGTGCCCCCGAGATCGACCAGGCCATCGTCTCCACGATGCCCGGGAGCCCGCGCACCTTCGAGCGCTTCACGTTGCGTCGCGGGGGATACGTCGGTGGCATCCCGAGGAGGGCGGGCCTCTCCCACTACGCGTCGCTCGTCCCGAGCCCCGTCGCGCGTGATCTCTGGCTCGTCGGAGACTCGGTATTTCCCGGTCAGAGCACCCTCGCGACGGCCATCGGAGGCACACGCGTGGCCGAGGCGATCCTTCGCACCTGA
- a CDS encoding site-2 protease family protein, with protein sequence MNALLFAATVVSVFVTQLSFQKSAAEAASQKIGTISKILAYVTEREALSQAFAFTATLLGILTAHELGHYVASRIHRVDASLPFFIPLPILSPFGTMGAVIRMRGTIPTRRALLDIGASGPLAGLAFAIPLYAYGAAHSAVVAVGASEDSVELGESLVVKLLDRLAHPGVPAGSELFLSPVAFGAWAGMFVTMVNLLPVGQLDGGHVAYALFGKRQDTFARLVHRSLLGVFFVRLVWLVTGDLVTNHGLSRFGVHLGNSLFWLVWFQILAILGTLSSREGPRPEKSLSVGHRVAMTFALIVTAGALRTRDDMPSLVLRIGVWPAYVAWFGLLFAILAIEATRGVFRDPEMLSHPPTSELPLDRPRVVVAVVTLLFFVGLFMPTPIAM encoded by the coding sequence ATGAACGCGCTTCTCTTCGCGGCGACGGTGGTGAGCGTCTTCGTGACGCAGCTCTCCTTCCAGAAGAGCGCGGCCGAGGCGGCGAGCCAAAAGATTGGAACGATCTCCAAAATACTGGCGTACGTCACCGAGCGCGAGGCGCTCTCCCAAGCGTTCGCCTTCACCGCCACGCTCCTCGGGATCCTCACGGCGCACGAGCTCGGGCACTACGTGGCCTCGCGTATTCACCGGGTCGACGCGAGCCTCCCGTTCTTCATCCCTCTCCCGATCCTCTCGCCGTTCGGGACCATGGGGGCCGTCATTCGCATGCGGGGCACGATCCCCACGCGGCGCGCCCTGCTCGACATCGGCGCTTCGGGGCCGCTCGCGGGCCTCGCGTTCGCGATCCCGCTCTACGCGTACGGCGCCGCGCACTCCGCCGTAGTGGCGGTGGGGGCGAGCGAGGACAGCGTCGAGCTCGGCGAGAGCCTCGTGGTCAAGCTGCTCGACAGGCTCGCGCACCCGGGGGTGCCGGCGGGCTCCGAGCTCTTCCTGTCGCCCGTGGCGTTCGGCGCGTGGGCCGGCATGTTCGTGACGATGGTGAACCTCTTGCCCGTGGGCCAGCTCGACGGGGGCCACGTCGCGTATGCGCTCTTCGGGAAGCGACAAGACACCTTCGCGCGGCTCGTGCACAGGAGCCTGCTCGGTGTCTTCTTCGTGCGGCTCGTGTGGCTCGTCACAGGCGACCTCGTCACGAACCACGGGCTCTCGCGGTTCGGTGTGCACCTCGGGAACTCGCTCTTTTGGCTCGTGTGGTTCCAGATCCTCGCGATCTTGGGCACCCTCTCGTCGCGCGAGGGGCCGCGGCCCGAGAAGAGCCTCTCGGTGGGGCACCGGGTGGCGATGACGTTCGCGCTCATCGTCACGGCGGGCGCCCTGCGCACACGGGACGACATGCCGTCGCTCGTCCTGCGCATCGGGGTGTGGCCCGCGTACGTGGCGTGGTTCGGCCTGCTCTTCGCGATCTTGGCGATCGAGGCCACGCGCGGGGTGTTCCGCGATCCCGAGATGCTCTCGCACCCGCCGACGTCGGAGCTCCCCCTCGATCGCCCGCGCGTCGTGGTCGCCGTGGTCACGCTGCTCTTCTTCGTGGGCCTCTTCATGCCCACGCCGATCGCCATGTGA
- a CDS encoding nucleoside kinase has protein sequence MAGPSSSGKTTFIRRLTVALSLVGLRTVGLSLDDYYVDREKTVRDEAGEYDFESPLAIDAELFRAQLERLVRGEKLKVARYDFLTGKSLHDGGPEVALGPGDLLLVEGLHALEPQMIPGTFAHESLGIFVHPATTLPMDRLTTLAPTDLRLLRRIVRDRHTRGYRAKETIARWPSVRRGEERHVFARLPFADHVFDTALAYEPCVLKILAERCLLEVRRDDPGFVEACRLRELLDGYVGLEPGYVPSSSILREFIGHGPK, from the coding sequence GTGGCCGGGCCCTCGTCGTCGGGCAAGACGACCTTCATTCGACGGCTCACCGTGGCGCTGTCGCTCGTGGGCCTCCGCACCGTGGGCCTGTCCCTCGACGACTACTATGTCGACCGCGAGAAGACCGTACGCGACGAGGCCGGAGAGTACGACTTCGAGTCTCCCCTCGCGATCGACGCGGAGCTCTTCCGGGCGCAGCTCGAGCGGCTCGTGCGCGGAGAGAAGCTCAAGGTGGCTCGCTACGACTTTCTCACCGGCAAGAGCCTGCACGACGGAGGGCCCGAGGTCGCGCTCGGTCCGGGCGATCTGTTGCTCGTCGAGGGACTGCACGCGCTCGAGCCGCAGATGATCCCCGGGACGTTCGCGCACGAGTCGCTCGGCATCTTCGTGCACCCGGCCACTACGTTGCCGATGGACAGGCTCACGACGCTCGCGCCGACCGATCTCCGCCTCCTCCGCCGCATCGTCCGCGACCGACACACACGGGGCTACCGCGCGAAGGAGACGATCGCCCGCTGGCCTTCGGTGCGGCGCGGAGAGGAGCGGCACGTGTTCGCGCGGCTCCCGTTCGCGGATCACGTGTTCGACACCGCGCTCGCGTACGAGCCATGTGTCCTGAAGATCCTCGCCGAGCGCTGCCTCCTCGAGGTTCGCCGCGACGATCCTGGTTTCGTCGAGGCGTGCCGCCTGCGAGAGCTGCTCGACGGCTACGTGGGGCTCGAGCCGGGGTATGTGCCCTCGAGCTCGATCCTGCGCGAGTTCATCGGACACGGGCCCAAATAG
- a CDS encoding FKBP-type peptidyl-prolyl cis-trans isomerase has product MKRLFAASVLVALSLAACKDSGSTQSSAAPISTESTTKTPSGLGYTVLAPGKPDGKVAKAGSTVSVHYTGYLTNGTKFDSSLDRGEPISFTLGTGRVIAGWDEGVAGMKVGEKRRLVIPPSLGYGERGAGPIPPNATLVFEVELVDVG; this is encoded by the coding sequence ATGAAGCGCCTCTTCGCCGCCTCCGTCCTCGTCGCCCTCTCGCTCGCCGCCTGCAAAGACTCGGGCTCCACCCAGTCGAGCGCGGCCCCCATCTCGACCGAGAGCACCACGAAGACCCCCTCGGGGCTCGGATACACGGTGCTCGCGCCCGGCAAACCCGACGGCAAGGTGGCGAAGGCCGGCTCCACCGTCTCCGTGCATTATACAGGCTATCTCACGAACGGGACCAAGTTCGACTCGAGCCTCGACCGCGGCGAGCCCATCTCGTTCACGCTGGGCACGGGCCGCGTGATCGCCGGCTGGGACGAGGGCGTCGCGGGCATGAAGGTGGGTGAGAAGCGCCGACTCGTCATTCCCCCGAGCCTCGGCTACGGCGAGCGCGGCGCAGGCCCCATCCCACCGAACGCGACGCTGGTGTTCGAGGTCGAGCTCGTCGACGTGGGCTGA
- the fbaA gene encoding class II fructose-bisphosphate aldolase, translating into MGNLKLKPGVLVGNALREVFDYCKSESCALPAVNVIGSHSTNALLEAARQAKSPVIVQYSHTGAQFNAGKFLDNASHAASIMGAIAGAHHVRVLAEAYGVPVILHTDHCAKKLLPWVDGLIKAGEEYHAKNGVPLFSSHMLDLSEEPLHENLEISRTFLARMAKIGMALEIELGVTGGEEDGVDNSGVDNAKLYTQPADVLAAYDALQSVGAFTVAASFGNTHGVYAPGNVKLTPKILANSQDHIEKVRNTGKKPVDFVFHGGSGSTKEEIREAVSYGVVKMNIDTDTQWAFTSPIKKYMDEKDAYLKSQLGNPEGADKPNKKYIDPRAWLHLGEKGVMSRVVEACKDLGSFGKFDF; encoded by the coding sequence ATGGGAAACCTCAAGCTGAAGCCCGGCGTCCTCGTCGGCAATGCCCTCCGCGAAGTCTTCGACTACTGCAAGAGCGAGTCGTGCGCGCTGCCCGCGGTCAACGTGATCGGCAGCCACTCGACGAACGCGCTCCTCGAGGCCGCGCGCCAAGCGAAGAGCCCCGTCATCGTGCAGTACTCGCACACCGGCGCGCAGTTCAACGCCGGTAAGTTCCTCGACAACGCCTCGCACGCGGCGTCGATCATGGGCGCCATCGCCGGCGCGCACCACGTCCGTGTGCTCGCCGAGGCGTACGGCGTCCCGGTGATCTTGCACACGGATCACTGCGCGAAGAAGCTGCTTCCGTGGGTCGACGGCCTCATCAAGGCCGGCGAGGAGTACCACGCGAAGAACGGCGTCCCGCTCTTCAGCTCGCACATGCTCGATCTCTCCGAGGAGCCTCTCCACGAGAACCTCGAGATCAGCCGCACCTTCCTCGCGCGCATGGCCAAGATCGGCATGGCCCTCGAGATCGAGCTCGGAGTGACGGGCGGCGAAGAAGACGGCGTCGACAACTCGGGCGTCGACAACGCCAAGCTCTACACCCAGCCGGCCGACGTGCTCGCCGCCTACGACGCGCTCCAGTCGGTGGGCGCGTTCACGGTGGCGGCGTCCTTCGGGAACACCCACGGCGTGTACGCCCCGGGCAACGTGAAGCTCACCCCGAAGATCCTGGCGAACAGCCAGGACCACATCGAGAAGGTGCGAAACACCGGCAAAAAACCGGTCGATTTCGTGTTCCACGGCGGCTCCGGCTCCACCAAGGAAGAGATCCGCGAGGCGGTCTCGTACGGCGTCGTCAAGATGAACATCGACACCGACACGCAGTGGGCCTTCACCTCGCCCATCAAGAAGTACATGGACGAGAAGGACGCCTACCTGAAGAGCCAGCTCGGCAACCCCGAGGGCGCCGACAAGCCCAACAAGAAGTACATCGACCCGCGCGCCTGGCTCCACCTCGGCGAGAAGGGCGTCATGTCCCGCGTCGTCGAGGCCTGCAAAGACCTGGGAAGCTTCGGCAAGTTCGACTTCTGA
- the cobA gene encoding uroporphyrinogen-III C-methyltransferase gives MKGRVTLVGAGPGDPELLTVRAARVLASADVVLYDALCDARVLELCPRARRLFVGKRANRPSLAQETISRLLVRYARRGLAVVRLKAGDPFVFGRGGEELEAVTNAGIPCDVVPGVTSAFAAPLAARIPVTHREVARAVLVVTAHPDDTWRALVHPTVGKKLTWVVLMGVERRAEIARAFLAAGHEPELGVALVFAASTARESVRRLTLRELVDDTLASEEQGLPGVLVVGDVTRLAEVREAISRTEGGAA, from the coding sequence ATGAAGGGCCGTGTGACCCTCGTCGGCGCGGGCCCGGGAGATCCGGAGCTCCTCACCGTGCGCGCCGCGCGCGTGCTCGCGTCCGCTGACGTGGTGCTGTACGACGCGCTCTGCGACGCCCGCGTGCTCGAGCTCTGTCCCCGCGCGCGGCGCCTCTTCGTGGGCAAGCGCGCGAACCGTCCGAGCCTCGCGCAGGAGACCATCTCGCGGCTCCTCGTGCGCTACGCGCGGAGAGGGCTCGCCGTGGTCCGCCTCAAGGCGGGGGACCCGTTCGTGTTCGGGCGAGGTGGCGAGGAGCTCGAGGCGGTCACGAACGCGGGCATCCCCTGCGACGTGGTGCCCGGCGTGACGAGCGCCTTCGCGGCTCCGCTCGCTGCACGAATTCCCGTGACACATCGAGAGGTTGCACGTGCCGTGCTCGTGGTCACCGCGCACCCGGACGACACCTGGCGTGCCCTCGTCCACCCCACGGTGGGCAAAAAGCTCACGTGGGTGGTCCTCATGGGGGTCGAGCGTCGCGCGGAGATCGCCCGGGCGTTCCTCGCCGCGGGGCATGAGCCCGAGCTCGGGGTCGCGCTCGTCTTCGCGGCCAGCACGGCTCGAGAGTCGGTGCGACGGCTCACGCTGCGCGAGCTCGTCGACGACACGCTCGCTTCGGAGGAGCAGGGGTTGCCCGGTGTCTTGGTCGTGGGGGACGTGACCCGCCTCGCGGAGGTTCGCGAGGCCATTTCTCGTACGGAAGGAGGTGCGGCATGA
- a CDS encoding nitrite/sulfite reductase, which translates to MSPHGELGARVETASPRFASQGDVDLFVDMLEKFERGEIDAEAWRLFRLLNGNYGQRQGAGPTMLRAKLPQGVVSAEQLDVLADVADKYARGFLHVTTRQNVQFHFLPEEQVIAAMRELADAGITTREACGNSVRNVTTNADAGVADDEAFDPRPYAEAFTRYFLRHPLSSTLPRKFKVAFAGGGADHAFVLVNDIGFTARTDAHGARGFRVTVAGGTSTYVVSGHELYAFLPVEDVLRVSEAIVRVFHARGDRENRKKNRMKFLVRAMGFAAFREAVLAELEVVRREGIASLPFSPDAAPIEGAPREHVRVPTSLDELGALVASSPARGPGIVPKLLPILPSVGEREAFFTSNVARQKQAGYARVTVTLPLGDASSGQVRALARIARAYSDGTARTTHAQNVVLHWVREADLDAVFAALARIGLSRPHADTLADPTSCQGAETCKLAVTQSRGLAAALSDLTRSRPDVLAAARGTVIKVSGCPNGCGLHHVAGIGFQGGMRRVGERAAPHYFLYVGGDPRGEAAAFGRFVAKIPAKRVPAAVTRIVTLYEAGRRDGELLLDYLKRVDPKLLAKELADLASLDAGNATEDDFVDYAETTAFRVIDEE; encoded by the coding sequence ATGAGCCCGCACGGAGAGCTAGGAGCGCGTGTGGAGACTGCCTCGCCGAGGTTCGCGAGCCAGGGCGACGTCGATCTGTTCGTCGACATGCTCGAGAAGTTCGAGCGCGGGGAGATCGACGCTGAGGCCTGGCGCCTCTTTCGCCTCCTGAACGGCAACTATGGACAGCGGCAAGGTGCGGGGCCGACGATGCTCCGCGCGAAGCTCCCCCAGGGTGTCGTGAGCGCCGAACAGCTCGACGTCTTGGCCGACGTGGCCGACAAGTACGCTCGAGGGTTCTTGCACGTGACCACGCGGCAAAACGTGCAGTTTCACTTCCTCCCGGAGGAGCAGGTCATCGCGGCGATGCGCGAGCTGGCCGACGCGGGCATCACGACGCGCGAGGCGTGCGGAAACTCCGTGCGCAACGTGACGACCAACGCCGACGCCGGCGTCGCGGACGACGAGGCCTTCGATCCGAGGCCCTACGCCGAGGCGTTCACGCGGTACTTCTTGCGGCACCCGCTCTCGTCGACACTGCCTCGAAAGTTCAAGGTCGCCTTCGCAGGCGGTGGTGCAGACCACGCCTTCGTGCTCGTGAACGACATCGGCTTCACGGCGCGCACGGACGCGCACGGCGCGCGAGGGTTCCGTGTGACGGTCGCGGGGGGCACGTCGACCTATGTCGTGAGTGGTCACGAGCTCTACGCGTTCCTGCCCGTGGAGGACGTGCTCCGGGTGTCCGAGGCGATCGTGCGGGTGTTCCACGCGCGCGGGGATCGCGAGAACCGCAAGAAGAACCGGATGAAGTTCCTCGTCCGCGCGATGGGCTTCGCCGCCTTTCGTGAGGCCGTGCTCGCAGAGCTCGAGGTCGTGCGGCGCGAAGGGATCGCGAGCTTGCCCTTCTCTCCCGACGCGGCCCCGATCGAAGGCGCTCCACGCGAGCACGTGCGTGTGCCGACGAGCCTCGACGAGCTCGGCGCCCTCGTCGCCTCGTCGCCCGCGCGGGGGCCGGGGATCGTTCCGAAACTATTGCCCATTTTGCCCAGTGTGGGCGAGCGTGAGGCCTTCTTCACGTCGAACGTCGCGAGGCAGAAGCAGGCCGGGTACGCCCGCGTGACCGTGACGTTGCCGCTCGGCGACGCGAGCTCGGGCCAGGTGCGCGCGCTCGCGCGGATCGCACGCGCCTACTCGGACGGCACGGCCCGCACGACCCACGCACAGAACGTCGTGCTCCACTGGGTTCGTGAGGCCGACCTCGACGCGGTCTTCGCGGCCCTCGCGCGCATCGGCCTCTCGCGCCCGCACGCCGACACCCTCGCCGATCCCACGAGCTGCCAGGGAGCCGAGACCTGCAAGCTCGCCGTCACTCAATCGCGAGGGCTCGCCGCCGCGCTCTCGGACCTCACGCGCTCGCGCCCCGACGTGCTCGCCGCCGCGCGAGGCACGGTGATCAAGGTGAGCGGGTGCCCGAACGGGTGCGGGCTCCACCACGTGGCCGGCATCGGATTCCAGGGCGGGATGCGGCGCGTGGGGGAGCGCGCGGCTCCGCACTACTTCCTCTACGTGGGCGGAGATCCGCGCGGCGAGGCGGCCGCGTTCGGGCGATTCGTTGCGAAAATCCCTGCGAAGCGCGTGCCCGCGGCCGTCACTCGCATCGTCACTCTCTACGAGGCGGGCCGCCGCGACGGCGAGCTCTTGCTCGACTACCTGAAGCGCGTCGACCCGAAGCTCCTCGCGAAGGAGCTCGCCGACCTCGCGTCCCTCGACGCGGGGAACGCGACGGAGGACGACTTCGTCGACTACGCCGAGACCACCGCGTTTCGTGTGATCGACGAGGAATAG
- a CDS encoding peptidylprolyl isomerase, with amino-acid sequence MLDPSKAKEKAPDTFKAKFETTKGDIVFECTRDWAPNGVDRFYNLVKIGFFDDVAFFRVVKGFVVQWGIHGDPKVSAVWSDANLPPDPPKQSNKRGMLTYAMAGRPDTRSTQLFVNYKDNTSLDAMGFAPICKVAEGMEIADKLFGGYDENVTDKQGEIQAEGNDYLRAKWPELDYVKTAVIVGEPLSADRKTKAEGDTKAGKEDSGDKVVLGVVAAILGGGAAMLFLTRKKDAPAPAPKAPVKEAEAAAPAKKKKKKSEEKADADEAPKDDA; translated from the coding sequence ATGCTGGACCCTTCGAAGGCCAAGGAGAAGGCGCCCGACACCTTCAAAGCCAAGTTCGAGACGACCAAGGGCGACATCGTGTTCGAGTGCACCCGCGACTGGGCGCCGAACGGCGTGGATCGTTTCTATAATCTCGTAAAGATTGGCTTTTTCGACGACGTGGCCTTCTTCCGGGTCGTGAAGGGGTTCGTCGTGCAGTGGGGCATCCACGGCGATCCGAAGGTGTCGGCGGTGTGGAGCGACGCGAACCTCCCGCCCGACCCGCCGAAGCAGTCGAACAAGCGCGGCATGCTCACGTACGCGATGGCGGGGCGCCCCGACACGCGCTCGACGCAGCTCTTCGTCAACTACAAGGACAACACGAGCCTCGACGCCATGGGCTTCGCGCCCATCTGCAAGGTCGCCGAGGGGATGGAGATCGCCGACAAGCTCTTCGGCGGCTACGACGAGAACGTCACGGACAAGCAGGGCGAGATCCAGGCGGAGGGCAACGACTACCTCCGCGCGAAGTGGCCCGAGCTCGACTACGTGAAGACGGCCGTGATCGTGGGTGAGCCGCTCTCCGCCGATCGCAAGACGAAGGCCGAAGGCGACACGAAGGCCGGCAAAGAAGACTCCGGCGACAAGGTCGTGCTCGGTGTGGTCGCTGCCATTTTGGGCGGCGGCGCCGCGATGCTCTTCCTCACGCGAAAGAAGGACGCGCCTGCCCCCGCGCCGAAGGCTCCGGTGAAAGAGGCCGAGGCCGCAGCACCCGCGAAGAAGAAGAAGAAAAAGAGCGAAGAGAAGGCCGACGCGGACGAGGCTCCGAAAGACGACGCGTGA